Proteins found in one Oligoflexia bacterium genomic segment:
- a CDS encoding asparaginase — MKNILILHTGGTIGMVPQKDKKGALVLTKNAQHFLELVPELKKIAKIQVEVLDDLDSSNVTPTHWIKWLKTLRFHYKKYDGFIFTHGTDSMAYTGSAFSFALGQIDKPIVLTGSQRPLSVIRTDARDNLINSVEMACRGPKEVTLCFGNQLLRANRSTKFSATDYIAFESFNFPRLAQIGVEVESNWQNFSAKEIVKPGKPLWQTNFNEKVFCFKIFPGISSEILLSTINNKACEGIVLEAFGSGNVPSIDDSVLAMIRRAQQLGKPVVIVSQCPHGRVNLDLYDCGVKAKKAGAISAGDMTREAAVVKLMHSLGLGLKGSKLRAYFLKNICGERSL, encoded by the coding sequence ATGAAAAACATTTTAATACTCCACACAGGTGGAACAATTGGTATGGTTCCGCAAAAAGATAAAAAAGGAGCATTAGTATTAACAAAAAATGCTCAACATTTTCTAGAACTCGTGCCTGAGCTTAAAAAAATCGCAAAAATACAAGTTGAAGTATTAGATGATCTTGATTCAAGTAACGTTACTCCCACTCACTGGATCAAATGGCTCAAAACACTTCGGTTTCATTATAAAAAATATGATGGCTTTATATTTACCCACGGTACTGACTCCATGGCCTATACAGGCTCTGCTTTTAGCTTTGCTTTAGGTCAAATCGATAAACCTATTGTGCTCACTGGTAGTCAAAGGCCATTGAGTGTGATTCGTACTGATGCGAGAGATAATCTAATTAATTCTGTTGAGATGGCTTGTCGAGGGCCAAAAGAAGTAACTCTGTGTTTTGGAAATCAACTCTTGCGTGCAAATAGATCTACGAAATTTTCAGCAACAGACTACATTGCTTTTGAAAGCTTTAACTTCCCCCGACTTGCGCAAATTGGAGTTGAAGTTGAGTCGAATTGGCAGAATTTTTCAGCAAAAGAAATTGTTAAACCAGGAAAACCTTTGTGGCAGACAAATTTTAACGAAAAAGTTTTTTGTTTTAAAATATTTCCAGGTATCTCCAGTGAAATTCTTTTAAGTACAATTAATAACAAGGCTTGTGAAGGTATAGTGCTTGAGGCGTTCGGTTCAGGTAATGTTCCAAGTATTGACGATTCTGTACTTGCAATGATCAGACGCGCACAGCAACTTGGAAAGCCTGTTGTGATTGTTTCTCAATGCCCACATGGGCGTGTAAATTTAGATCTTTACGATTGTGGTGTTAAAGCAAAAAAAGCAGGTGCTATTAGTGCAGGTGATATGACTCGTGAGGCTGCGGTCGTAAAACTCATGCATAGTCTAGGTCTTGGTTTAAAGGGCTCTAAGCTTAGAGCCTACTTTTTAAAAAATATTTGTGGTGAGCGTAGCCTCTGA
- a CDS encoding CoA-binding protein, translating into MITNYEDIDFEMKEALTLYKKIAVVGLSPEPERPSFGVSRYMQNQGYQITPVRPGGEIILGVKAVDNLASVPGPVEIVDVFRKSEAVPQIVDEAIAVGAKVLWLQEGVTHPQAEEKARKAGLKVFSDLCILKEHARLIK; encoded by the coding sequence ATGATAACTAATTACGAAGACATCGACTTTGAAATGAAAGAAGCACTTACGCTTTATAAAAAGATTGCAGTCGTGGGTTTGAGCCCTGAACCTGAGAGGCCAAGTTTTGGTGTAAGTCGATACATGCAAAATCAAGGTTACCAAATAACTCCTGTGAGGCCTGGGGGAGAAATCATTTTGGGTGTGAAGGCTGTAGATAATCTTGCATCAGTGCCAGGGCCTGTTGAAATCGTTGATGTGTTTCGTAAAAGTGAAGCTGTGCCACAAATTGTTGATGAGGCTATAGCAGTTGGTGCCAAAGTATTATGGCTGCAAGAAGGTGTTACGCACCCGCAAGCTGAAGAAAAGGCTCGAAAAGCTGGACTAAAGGTCTTCTCTGATCTTTGTATTTTAAAAGAACATGCAAGGCTCATTAAGTGA
- a CDS encoding tyrosine-type recombinase/integrase, giving the protein MAQVRGQRYSLNKTKYLLEPEAQSLEDTLKRFADQDGRNVLLIELALKTGARAQEILNITKQDLNSFEETVLIRGLKGSSDREIPLPRGLFERLLKFANTVPGEKIFDVTYNRFRDIWVMYRPVHKKLHALRHTFAIRLFKKTKDLRLVQLALGHRNITNTMVYADYIYSQNELRKLIL; this is encoded by the coding sequence GTGGCACAAGTTCGGGGACAACGGTATTCCCTAAATAAGACGAAGTATCTACTTGAACCAGAAGCACAGTCTTTAGAAGACACTTTAAAGCGCTTTGCAGACCAAGATGGGCGTAATGTATTACTCATCGAATTGGCTCTCAAAACGGGTGCCCGAGCACAAGAGATTCTTAATATCACAAAACAAGATCTTAACTCATTTGAAGAGACGGTGCTTATTCGCGGTCTTAAAGGTAGCTCAGATAGAGAAATTCCATTACCGCGGGGGCTTTTTGAAAGACTTTTGAAATTTGCCAATACTGTACCGGGTGAAAAAATTTTTGATGTAACTTACAATCGATTTCGCGATATTTGGGTCATGTACCGCCCAGTACATAAAAAACTTCATGCCCTTAGACATACATTTGCTATTCGACTATTTAAAAAAACAAAAGATTTGAGGCTTGTTCAACTCGCATTAGGTCATCGCAATATTACAAACACAATGGTTTATGCGGATTACATTTATTCTCAAAACGAATTAAGAAAGCTCATTTTATGA